The DNA window tgtttgtttccattttatcaaaatttttgtaACGTCAGAAATCAGTACAGTGCCAGGTAATCTGTCTGGAGCTGTATTCGTTGTGTGGGAACGGAGGAGTTAAAGAAATATTAGTATACCGATATTTTAATGATGATCATGTATATAGACATTTTATTTCGCTTCAGtcaattaaatgtatatatatgctaTTGATTACGTCATTTGCttttatgataataaatgatatattcaCATGTTTTGGTTGTCTTAATTTCACAGGCAAAAACGATCTGGCGAAAtgcaaaaatttcatattcttcatttgtaaaatgaatctatactactatattaaaataatagactcgaatttttagtgtttaataccgagaaatcggaagaatactgtcttttgttttatatattttaaacatctttggtacttgaagattaccaatttgtttttattttttctcagttaagctttgctaattaataatcaacgaaaattcctcaaaaaatcccggaaatcacctggattttttggattttacaatcttgcacttgcgcaatacattcacgctaacgggatctttagtttatatttgtttccacaatatcacctCTCcctgaataaactcagaaatgataatacaaatacgggtaaattttcattggacttttgctatatattctgttcatataaattaatgatttcttacgagagaaagtataaaataacaaatattcatTTCCACTAAGCACTTACTTTcatcttcgtgatgacaaaaaatattgattacatgcaaaaacgttacattatatttgttaggagagtgaagatcgaatatgttttatcgtaaaaatgaataatgtcctacagacccagttttacaaagaatatacgtgtacgttggtgaaaaggtgttgagttcttccattctatggattaaattttttagTTGAAAGAGATTTGCAGTCTCataaaggtttgttgtgatgtatTTGAATGTTATTTACAAGGCAACAtcattcattaactttctccaaaatcgttccggagctattctgcaattttctgctactttacGGGTATAAGTAAGGGATGGGCCTTTCTCGAGACACAGTTAGGTTATtaaaactaaggaaagtgtagtgaaattaatagcattattgtaggcttatagctttgttatgtaaatgtcaataataaggtgtatcgatgtacctatttctaaatgtccgatatgcaatgtcaacccgtgcacacacgggtcaaagtctagtggttttcaaaatatttagaattacTATTGGGAAAGGTGTTTAAACGTGTATGTGAGTGTTCTAAAGCCGGACACCTTGCACCGAGTAACTTGTTACAATCTAATCAAAATTAGATATTTGATCCCTCCTAATAGATCGCTATACCTTATTTTAATTAGATCGCAATGCAGTAAAAagttaaacactttaaaaaaaataaatccttggctaattttcaatgtaaaaaattacacatgccatattacatgtatgtaatactTTTAAGTTTAGATTGAAAGTCAGGACACCGTTGATGCAGTAGACATCCCAAAATTTTAAATCGTTAATGTAATGGAGAGACGCTgacaattataaatttattaattttgtataataattaTTGAATAATCAATGTTTGTACACCATGGTTTGCTCTCAGATTTCAAGTTTGGTTGCGGTTCCTGTAAACTGCCAACGCTTTATTTTTCGTGTCTTCGTGCACAAGATTTATCTGCCATTAATAAGGACACAATTAAGTTTATCAACCGTTTACCAGGAAGTCgattaattaatcatttaatttaccAACCGATTGAGGtttcttaatatataaataggCGAATCAGACGTCTCATTGGTGTGATTAATCATGATTTCTgaaatatattatgaattttttgttgttgcttctacaaatttctttaacagTATCTTTTTCGAGACGATTATGGaattgtatatttgtaaaataatttactaTTTAGCTCTTGGAATTCAGTACGTCTTACCTCagaagataaaataaaatgaaattaaaaaacgaCAGATTTTGACGttcttattgtttaaaaaaaaaacaacttttatgcATAAACCGATGTTAACCCTAAAGATATTGTGTATTCGAGAGTTCGCAATTTACAGTAATAATTATAGTTAAACTAACGATGACACGAgacataaaaaatgtattttctatttttatcatATCGCGTTAAGGTAAATTTGTCTTCTGGCATTTTTGACGATGAAAATGGtacacaataaataaaaaaaggattttCATAGAGTTTAAGGTCAAATATTTTGACAATGAGTGGCCACGGATTCATAATTGATATTGTCACATGCGCTATGAGAAATATTCATGCATagcttataaataaataaatactcaaTTATGCAGCTTACGCATACATTCATCTCCTATGCGATGCATTTATCTACTGCACATATACTTGTCACGACAGGTCAAACACAACTGCGTGATTGGCTGTAAAGGTGAAAATGATGACCTAGGGTCAATATCGCGAGACACAGGCCATTCGAGATCAgaaatgtaaaattgaaaaaaaatgcaaaaaaaaaaaaattataaaaaatagaaaattttcaatgaaaacaaaaagaagagaaaaaaatgaaagaaaaaagaagaggGGATTTTCAGACAGGGCGATAATTGACGTCACACACTTGTTGGCAATATTCTATGGACGCAAACcggttgtacatgtaatttccaCTGCAGCTGCTGCATGTACCAAAATGGGCGACACAACCCACTTTCTCTTTCCCAGTAATATTGAAGTTTGTATGGATCGTGCACGTGGGTCCGCACCATTTGCCTTGATTGAGAGAAACGTTACATGCACACGTGCTCTGGCACTCACTACACGTGCGGAAAACATTCTTTGATTCTCGGCACCCGTGGTGTATGAAGCTTATACACCGCCCCTTCTTTGGGTCGTTCGTGGTCCCCACATATGTGATCTGATTCGGGCTTGATATCAAGGCAACCTATGAGATCTGATTCGGGTTTGATATCAAGGCAACCTACACAAAACAGAAAAACGATCTAACGTTTACGTAGTTTTGTACCGCAAACAATAGATGCAAAAATGCAGTTTACGGTTCACTTGTTACactttttttgaaatacaatatcAGAATCCTTGTTATTTGGATATAACAAAATGTATCATCGTCGATATATTCTTTCACTTAAGAAATCACATATGaaaaaatttcttaatttcttaaaaaatcattaaatatttaaaatgtttcaatataACACTAAAATAATTCTATAATTTCCTTTACCACCCTTCCTCCCAGTAAAAAAAAGCAAAGCCACCCCCCTTAAAGACAAACAAAATCCCAATGCCGTCATACGGCGACCTTAGAAAAATCACGGAATGGACGAAATAACCATGATGATGTcttgatgtcagactcaaattcccataggagacgatttggatGTTTCCTTTATATATCGTGCAGTAGTTAAGTaaatttaacttactttttacaatcaatttttagtttgttaaaagaaagatggaAATATTCAGTGAATGTAAATACAACTGGATAAAGATGATTACATTTGATGTCTATATTCCAACAAATTTACGGTACACTTACGTGTTTTATTTTCTAGAGAAACTTTTTCACGtgttaaattaatttaaaacctGTTATCTatgataaatgaatttaaatttatttctctctctctctctctctctctctctctctctctctctctctctctctctctctctctctctctctctcttagggGTATTTAATCTCGCGATTTTcggaagttttttttattcttgtacaatgtacattttacaACGATTCCTTAACAAGTACTACAACTTATATTCATATCTTTCGTTGGCACGAGTGGGTATAATGTGGGAGGAAACCGGGGTGTCaggaatatgtacatgtaccaacacACGTATACAACCCCACATTTGGGGGTACGACTAGTGAACACTAGCGcgggttggttttttttaaaaatcgacaATTAGGGGGAGTTTACAAAGAATGATAAATTAATTACGATGAAACTAATACTGCTATTAATTTTCTACCTTAAATCTAGAAAACAATGTCTTGCAACTGTACACGTATCTGGGAATGCATATTTGATCGTTTCTAGAAAAAACTGATTGGCAAGGTATAGGTAGAAtttgatcaataaaattatcaactttaaatattgtaatttttttttttacacgttTCCAACGCCAAAAAATTGAGATGCAAGTTCGATAAAATTTCCCTTTAGTTACCTCCCCCCCACCTCTTCGACCCGTTAATACCTTCAACCAATCGtaactactcggccatttccgtaaCCGCAATTTTTTTCATCGGTTCGGATTACGGTTACGGTTAGGGCGGGCGTGATCAGAACAACCGAGGAAGTGTGTCGGGACCATTGTCAAACCGAAAGTTGATTTTGTTTGCGTCCATATTTCCTTCGAGAGGAATTTTCTTTCCTGATGAGACTGACCTGCATTATATGAGGTAATATTTTATCTAGACTGTCTGTCAGTGTGTTATATTGAATCTAAATTGTAATAAGAGAAAAATGCATAAATGATCTGTACACATGCAGGCATATTGCCAAGACTGGTATCTAGActatcaaattcaataaatattcatttatacgatttgtctgttttttttttaaattttattttcaattataaaagattgatcaagtaatttaatgaattgggggctttttggaattttatttcGTAACATGACATGACCATGATGCACCTCACGTTCTGATTGCGCATGTGTAAGTTGTAACTGACTTTTGTCCCATTGACACGTTTAACTAGTCAAGAAGATATTTTGGGTatagttaaatttaatttttttttttattaatttctttgatCTGATCGTGTAAATAGAATAAAGTTTATCTGTAAATCATGAATCCATGGAGGACCTAACAACAATAAAACAAGCATAATTTATAAACggtgtcttcccacttagcAAAAATTCTGAACTTTTTATGGGTAACTGattttagctaagtgggaaTGGTGCACAGCTAAGGGTGTCAAAGAACAAAGGAAATTAATTACAGGTGAATTTTTTaagattatgtttaaaataaaaatattaattaattacaaataatagaagtaaattttcattattaaaaaggGTCTGTTCTATGATTGGTCGTagctaaattttattttatgtaaaattactcaATGATCATTCTTTTGAGGAGAatgttcaattcaattcagtttattcGCTCAGACAATAaaatggtacatgaggtcaaTCATTATGTACAGTTCAAAAGTCAGaggtacattgtataaatgaatagataagtagtgtatataaagtaaataagcatacatatacattatatacaatgaaaataGGAAAAGAATAATAATGGATGACAGACTATTATATCACActatatgttttaataataaaataacaatttattacTAAGGAAAACAGACATACAAGTAGTTGCATTAAAGTTTATTATACAATCATAGTCAACAACAAACTCTGTTTAGcagttataatttatttttgaacatgtacataaatattttagtatgtaagtttgatataatttactttttagTGCAAATATCCTGGGCGGATTGAAGCTTATCTTACCGTTAGACAATTAACAAAGAGTGAATTTAGAAGGTTTTTCATCTaattataaaactatacatGCTGGGATAATTGTTATTTAATTAGAAAatcttaaatgtttatttattttatagtcTCTTAATACCATTGTAAAGTGGTTTTgagatttgtttgtttgtttttttttggtttttgatatatatattaatgattttgcTGATAGCATATTGaataacattaaattatttggTGTTTACTGTGAACTTCTCTGTTTGCCATTGTTGATAATGACATTATTACCCCTTCTATGTCCCTTATTGAGgatcttgaaaaaataaaaattatactaCAGTTtgacccgtgcatgcacggATTGACATAGGACATGATATCGGACATACATCGATACgtcgtattgttgacatttacataatcaagttttaagcctacaataatgctattaattttactacactctgcttagttagaataatctaaatGTAGCTCGGCCTTCACcgcagttaaaatgcctcctaTATaaccgtaatgtagcaaaaaattgcagaagctgcattgaaaatgacagttaaattattcataacaaaccattttgaggctacAAATACCTTTCAcctataaatttaattaaatttaatgtcATGCGCATGCACAAGATTGTAAAAACCAAAAACTTCAGATGATTTTCGGATTTTTTAAACAGGaatttcgttgattattaattaacgaacgttgattgagaaaaaataaaaacaaattggtaatcttcaagtaccaatgatgttaaaaatatatataacaaaagacagtactggtccaatttctcggtattaaagcttaaaaattcgagtctattattttaatatagtagtatacatgtagatagtCCAAATTTTGGGCTGTTGATTTTAATAGTGAAAAAAACCCCgattaatcttaattttacaAGAAAGCAGAGGAATTAGCACACCATACAGTTTGGCTATGGTGGTGAttaagtgtatatatataaaaacaaaaagctCATGTACATTTAGGACTGAATTTTCAGGTTGATGGAATTTATTCtatttattcaatttataaatattaaacctttcaataattgataaaacttaaatctaaatttttatAACAGCTAGTGTAGATCAATATTGTTAAGAATATATAACACAGGTAATTCTATACAGGTAGTTCACGCCTAAAACAGACAATACTCAATGCTCACTCAGGTGTGAAAATCACAATTTGAGCTAGGTGGGAATAAGAATTTCAGAATTTTATCTGTGTGGGAATAAACCTTGTAAACAATGTCGTAAAGAAATTGGATTTATCTCCCTTACACCTTAAAAACTACTTGTATGCATACACTAGCGTTTTCGTTTTAATACCAcgacagattttttttcaaaaatagtcTTTTATCTGACCTTTACATTTGAGACAGGGATAACAATTTGAcctaaataacaaaatttagaCAAAGAACGTCTTAAATACCCACTCACtggttaaaaaaaagtcattgtaATCATTTCCCACTCAGCTGCAACAAAAAAGAATTAAGGTCGTGATTACAAATTTACTAGTatgtacaggcacgtagcatttggggggggggggtgaaattAAGGAAAGTaacattgaaattgaagtttgaAGAACTACCGCCTCCCCTTTTAAGGAAAGGGATTTTCAAGATTCGGGAATGAGCCcttcttaaaaaaaactgtatgaGTCTtgcctaccccccccccccccccactttcaaaattGATGTTGCGTGCCTGCTACAGGATGTGCACGTTTCTGCAGTAACAAACTAATACCTTTTCATCTAATGTAGATAAGACACTTTAAAGtatcatatttatattaacaCGGGGTTGGAGaacaagtaaatttttaaataatgaaagtaTAAATGATAGCTTTTAGAATAACCGATTGCCAGTAAACTTCTAACACACATTAAGGGCGTGAGTTAATTGCTCAGGAAATGCATATGCTTCATCTTACTTCTAAGTGACCCGGGATTCTACGATATACATGAACCTGTATTCCTAGCGCTAGCGGTAGCTAAATAATTTTGACGAAAAGTCTATCGAAGttgaacaaaatgaaaaaaaaaaccagggtATACTGGAGGTTTTCTCTCATGaagttcttcattttttttaaatattaatatctaaataggttaaaataaatcatttgtgTTACATAGAAGAAACTTAGGAGTAGAAGatttgttaaatattattataacagTTCTAAGAATTCTAATGGATACCTGATAATAGTGTTtcgtaaaaaatcttttcaggCATGTATTAAATGACGATTTcaggaaataaattatttaataaatatttctgattacTATTTTCACAGGGTGCGCAGATGATGGAATCTAGAAATGAAGCCCAGCATGTGGTGGAATGTGACCTGTGTCAGCAACCAGTCTCGTTTTTCTGCAGACGATGCGGGGTCAATCTCTGTGACCCCTGTGTCACCATACATTTACGCGGCAAATCTACAAACGTTCATGAAATTGTAGATTACACCAGCAAGGATGATGACGACACATGCCACTGTGATTCCCATCCCCAAAACGATTGTTTCGCGTACTGTAAAACGTGTGATGCTCCGATATGCATCCTCTGTGTATCTATCAAACACAAATCGCATGAAATGTCCGAGCTTTCCGATAAAATTGAAGAACTTTTAAAAGTTATCGCGAAGGAAAATGGTCGACTTCAGTCATTTAAACATGAATTAGAAAGAATTCTGGATCACACGACAAAGATGTTATCCTCAATATCCTTATATTACAAACAGAGGAAAGATGAAATTACGGCGCGGGGAGAAGAGTGGCACAAACAGATCGAGAAGACCGTGAAGAAATTTCACCAGGAACTGGATGACATGCAAAAGGAACACGAGGCTGTACTACAGAAACAAAAGAAAGAGTTTGAAGAAGTGATTAGAAAGGTGGATGAAATGAACGGGAAAAcagtaaaattaaagaaatcaaaaaacgttaaaaaaatgCAGACCTTTGTGCCAGTGATTCAGAATCAGAAGATTTTAAATGAGGTCTCACAGTATTCGTTTCCGACATTTTATGAATGCAAAATAGATCCAAATTATTTGCAAACTTATTTTGGATACGTTGAaaaaatgcaagaaaaaaaaacctcgcTCTTGGAAAATGAATTCAAAGAAAGGGAGTTATCAGGTAGAAGAATGTTAGAGGTACCAAAAATTACTTCTATCATAAACACTAAGTTCCCTGCTGAGGAAAAGTTTGAAAGTCGCCTGTATGGCATGGCGGTTACTGACGATAACAAGGTGTGGATGGGAGGAGCCAGTTATGAACTGAAGTTGTTTGATCTCCAGGGACACCTCCACCAAACCGTCAGCATTACTACCCAAGGCATGTACTTATGTATGTACAACAAACAAGTAGTGTACACAGGAATTAAAGACGTGAGAATGATATCAGCTGATAACGACACAGTGGAGACGATGTTCACTACCGGGGACTGGGTGCCATACGGCGTCACAAGCGCCGCGTCCGGTGATCTACTGGTCTGTCTCCGTAAAGACGATCAGTCCAAAGTCGTCCGATACAGCAGTACCGGTACCGTGCTCCAGGAAATCCAGTACGACTCGCAGTGTCAACCTCTGTACAAACAGGTGCTATATATCACTGAGAATGTCAACGGGGACATCATTGTAACTGACTGGGGGAAGAAAGCCGTCATTGCTGTCAATAGATTAGGCATATTCCGGTACTCGTACTCAGGAAAGGACAGTACTAATTTTTTTGCCTATTCAGTCGCGACTGATTCTGTCGGTCACGTCATCGTTACTGACTATAACGGTGACAAGATTCACTTGCTGGACAGAGACGGGCGATTCCTGAGGTACATCATTCCTGGAGGAAGAATAAATAGACCACGCGGCGTGTGTATCCTTGGTCACGGTGAGATGATTGTTGGAGAGACTGTGACCGGAA is part of the Crassostrea angulata isolate pt1a10 chromosome 3, ASM2561291v2, whole genome shotgun sequence genome and encodes:
- the LOC128175722 gene encoding uncharacterized protein LOC128175722 — protein: MMESRNEAQHVVECDLCQQPVSFFCRRCGVNLCDPCVTIHLRGKSTNVHEIVDYTSKDDDDTCHCDSHPQNDCFAYCKTCDAPICILCVSIKHKSHEMSELSDKIEELLKVIAKENGRLQSFKHELERILDHTTKMLSSISLYYKQRKDEITARGEEWHKQIEKTVKKFHQELDDMQKEHEAVLQKQKKEFEEVIRKVDEMNGKTVKLKKSKNVKKMQTFVPVIQNQKILNEVSQYSFPTFYECKIDPNYLQTYFGYVEKMQEKKTSLLENEFKERELSGRRMLEVPKITSIINTKFPAEEKFESRLYGMAVTDDNKVWMGGASYELKLFDLQGHLHQTVSITTQGMYLCMYNKQVVYTGIKDVRMISADNDTVETMFTTGDWVPYGVTSAASGDLLVCLRKDDQSKVVRYSSTGTVLQEIQYDSQCQPLYKQVLYITENVNGDIIVTDWGKKAVIAVNRLGIFRYSYSGKDSTNFFAYSVATDSVGHVIVTDYNGDKIHLLDRDGRFLRYIIPGGRINRPRGVCILGHGEMIVGETVTGIAKRIKYLGE